The genomic segment CGAACACATAGGGCGGGAGCCGCTTGATCCGGTGGAAATCGTTCGCGATCATGACTGTCGGAGAGCCTCTGGTGACAATGGGAATGACCACGGAATGATTACACGGGGTCGCCCCCGTGTCATCCGTCGCGCTCACTCGCCGGTGCGCCAGCGGGCCGTGTCCTTGAAGTCCGGCAGGAAGGGGATGTCGTCCAGCGTGACGATCCGGTTGGCGACGACGACATAGAGGCCCGCGAAGATCACCGCGGCGATGGCGGTCGTTGCCAGGAACTTCATCGCCATGCGCGGACGTTTCGGCGCGCTCGGAACGGTTCCGGGCTCGATTTCCTCGCCACCCTCGTGCGGGCTGTGGGCGCCCCAGGGCAGGACGGCGAACAGCACCAGCCACCAGATGATGAAGAAGACGGCGATCGCGCTGATGAGGCTCATCGCGCTCAGGCCTCCTCGAGCTCGACAAGCGTGCCGAGAAAGTCCTTCGGATGAAGGAACAGGACGGGCTTGCCATGGGCGCCGGTCTTCGGCTCGCCGTCGCCGAGCACGCGCGCACCCTCCGCCTTCAGCCGGTCGCGCGCGGCGACGATGTCGTCGACCTCATAGCAGATATGGTGGATGCCGCCGGCCGGATTGCGCTCCAGAAAGGCGGCGATGGGCGAGCCCTCGCCAAGCGGCTCCAGAAGCTCCACCTTGGTATTGTCGAGCGTCACGAAGACGACCGTCACACCATGGTCCGGCTCGGCCTGCGGCTGGGAGACCCGGGCGCCGAGCGTGTCGCGATAGACCGCCACGGCCGCGTCGAGGTCCGGCACAGCGATGGCCACATGGTTCAGTCGTCCCAGCATTCGTTCTCGCTCCCTTGTCGGCTCTCAGGCCTGCCACACGGTCTCCACCGTCCCGGCTCGGACCGGCCCGACGGTTTTAGGATACTCGCTCGCCGTCGCTCAAGCCGCTTGTCCGTCCCGCACGGCGAAGGGGCCGACGCGAAGGACACCTATGCCGTCTCCGCAAGGCGCGACACGATCCGGGCGCGCGCCTCGGGCAGCTTCAAGCCACGCGGCTGGAGGACATGGCGGACGAGAAAGTGGCCCGTCAGCGCGAAGCCCTCGCAGATCTCCGCCGACGAAGCCCCCTCCCCACCGCCCAGCAGGAAGGCCGGCAGCGCGAGAAGCCGGTCCCGGTAGGGCGCGCCGGCCTCCGCGCTCACCGCGCGCCCGGTCTTCGGCGACACATAGACAAGCTCCCGGCTCTCCCCCGTCGCCGCACAGCGGCTGAGATCGAGACCGAAGCCCAGCTCCTCCAGGAGGCCGAACTCCCAGCGCACCAGAAGCGCCGGCCACAGATCGTCGTCGTCGAGCGCGCAGAGCACATAGCGGAAGGCGTCGTGAAGGCGGGCATGGGCCTCGCGCTCGGGCACGAGATGGGCCAGCGTGGTGAGCGTCGTCAGCCCGGCGAGCTTGAACGGGTCGTCGATCAGCGCGGCCGCCTTCAGCGCGACGGGCTCGATGGCGAAGACGCCGAGATGCTCCGACAGGCGCGCCCGCCAGGTCGCGGCCACCAGGTTGCCCGGCTGGAGCACGGCCCTCATGCTGCGCGAGCGCCCGCCATGGACGAGCCCCGCATAGCGCCCGTGCCCGCGCGTGAACACCTCCGCGATCACGGAGGTCTCCCCGTGGCGGCGCGCGCTCAGGATTATGCCTTCCTCGCTCCACTGCATGGGCGCATCGATATCCTTGCCGGCGGCCGGCTGAGGGCCACCGGGACCGCTCCCCGTTACGAGCCTACCCCATTGCGGGCCGATGCACGCTATGCCCGACGGTCATTCAGCGCGGAAAGTCCAAACCCATCATCTGGAAGCGCTCCGGATCGCGGCCCCAGTTCTCGCGCACCTTGACGAACAGGAAGAGGTGGACACGCTTGCCGAGCATCTCCTGCAGCTCCTCGCGGGCCGCCTGGCCGATCTCCTTTATGGAGCGTCCGCCCTTGCCGAGCACGATCTTCTTCTGCCCGTCGCGCTCCACATAGATCACCTGCTCGATGCGCACCGAGCCGTCCGGCTTCTCCGTCCAGCTCTCCGTCTCCACCGTGGAGGCGTAGGGCAGCTCCTGATGGAGGCGCAGGAAGAGCTTCTCGCGGGTGACCTCCGAGGCCATGAGCCGCAGCGGCACATCCGCGATCTGGTCTTCCGGATAGAGCCAGGGGCCCTCCGGCATATGGTCGGCGAGGAAGGCGCGGAGATCGTCGACCCCGTCGCCGGTGAGCGCGGAGATCATGAAGGTGTTCTCGAAGGCAACGCGCTCGTTGAGCGCCGCCGACAGAGCCAGCAGGCTCTCGCGCTTGACCGCATCGACCTTGTTGAGCACGAGCTGGGCCTTCAGGCCCGACGCGGCCAGGGCGTCGAGCACGGCCTCGACCTCCTCGTCCAGGCCCGTGCGGGAATCGACGAGGAGAAGCACGATATCCGCCTCCTCCGCCCCAGCCCAGGCGGCCTCGACCATCGCCTTGTCGAGCGTGCGCCGCGGTTTGAAGATGCCCGGCGTGTCGACGAAGACGAGCTGGCTCGGCCCGTGAACGGCGATGGCGCGAAGGCGCGCGCGCGTCGTCTGCACCTTGGGGGTGACGATGGCGACCTTCATGCCGACGAGCTGGTTCAGGAGCGTCGACTTGCCCGCATTCGGCGCGCCGATCAGGGCCACGAAGCCGCAGCGCGTGGCGCCGGCGGGCGCCTGTGTGTCCATATTGTCGGGCGTTGTCATGGTGTCGTGTTCCGTGCCGCGAGGAAGGCCTCGGCGGCGGCCTGCTCTGCGGCACGCTTCGAGGTGCCCCCGCCCTCGGCCGGCGGGAAGCCCTCCACCGTCACGCGCACGCAGAAGCTCGGCGCGTGGTCCGGCCCCGTTCGCTCTGTTTCCTCGTAGACCGGCGGCGGCAGGCTGCGTCCTTGCGCCCATTCCTGCAGCGCGCTCTTGGAATCCTTCGGCGTCACCGACACGGTCTTGAGGTAATCCGCCCAGTACCGTTCGATGAAGCCGCGCGCGACATCGAGGCCGCCATCGAGATAGAGCGCGGCGATCACCGCCTCGCAGGCATTGGCGAGGATCGCCGCCTTCTTGCGCCCGCCCGCCGTCGCCTCGCCCGGCCCGAGCCGCAGATAGGCGCCGAGATCGAGATGCTCGGCCACCTCCGCGCAGGTCTCCTTGCGCACCAGCGCATTGAGCCGCGGCGCAAGATCGCCCTCATTGGCATCCGGATAGAGCCGGAACAGGAGCTCCGCCACGACGAGCCCCAGAACGCGGTCGCCGAGGAACTCCAGCCGCTCGTAGTCGCGGACCGATTTCGTGCGTCCCGCCGTATAGCTCGCATGGGTCAGGGCGCGTTCGAGGATGCCGGGCTCGGCGAAGTCGTGGCCCAGCCTCTCTTCGAATTCCCGCGCTGACTTTGTCTTCGCGTTCGACACGGGTCGGATCAGTGCAACACGTCGAAGAACCGGTCCCAGCGGATGGTCCACGGCCAGTTCCAGACAGCCAGCATGGAGGTATGCGGCTCGTGGGAGAAGAAGATCACCTCTGCCCGGCCCACGAAATTCTCGAACGGCACATAGCCCACCTGGCTCAGGAACCGGCTGTCGGTCGAGTTGTCGCGGTTGTCGCCCATCATGAAGTAGTGCCCCTGGGGCACCACATAAACTTGCGTGTTGTCGCCGGGCGAGCCGTCATAAAGGTCGAGCGTGTAGTAGCTCACCCCGTTGGGCAGGGTCTCGCGATAGCGCCGGACGCTGCGGTCGTTGCCGAAGGCGTCCTCCTCGATGAAGTCGGAGACGAGCTCACGCTTGACCGGCTCGCCATTGATGTGGACCACACCGTCAATGACCTGGACGCGGTCGCCGGGCAGCCCGATCACGCGCTTGATGTAGTCGGTCTCGTTGTCGCGCGGCAGCTTGAAGACCGCCACGTCGCCGCGGTCGGGATCGGAGGCGAGAATCCGCCCGGAAAAGGGCAGCGGGCCGATCTTGAGCCCGTTGTCGCCCCAGAAATCCAGATTGAAGCTGAACGAATAGCGGCTGTAGCCATAGGAATACTTCGAGACGAACAGGTAATCGCCGACCAGGAGAGTCGGGACCATCGATCCGGACGGAATATTGAACGGCTGAAACAGGAATGTCCTGATCACGAATGCAATGATCAGCGCGTGAATGACAACGCGGATGACTTCCCACGCGCCGCCTCGCGACTGCTTTTGCGCATCATCTGCCATGGATGCCATGTGTGTTGCTCGTCCGGCGGGCGGTCGTGGCGCGCGCCTCGTCTACCAAGGAGTCTGCCCCTAATATCCTGTCCCACGCCACGTGGCAAACGCGAAGCCGGTTGTCCGCGCCCCGGGCGGCGGTGCTGTTGCCGTTCGGCAACGCCGCCGCAAGATCTCGCGCGCAACCGGTCATGCCAATTCTTCGGGAACTGCGGAAATAATCACGAACGCCTGGGCATAGGGGTAGTCGTCCGTGATGGTCAGATGAATCTCGGCGCGATGGCCCGCGGGCGTCATCCGCTCCAGATGGAGCCGGGCCGGCCCGGTGAGCATGAAGGTCGGTCGCCCCGACGGCTCGTTCACCACGCCGAGATCGCGCCAGTAGACACTCTGGCGAAATCCGGTGCCGAGGGCCTTGGAACAGGCTTCCTTGGCCGCGAAGCGCTTCGCGTAGGACGCTGCGCGCGCCGCCCGGCGGTCCGACTTCCGCCGTTCCACATCGGTGAAGACGCGATGGGTGAACCGGTCGCCGAAGCGTTCGAGCGTGCGCTCGACACGGCGAATGTCGACCATATCGTTGCCAACGCCGAGGATCATGACGAGTTGGAACTCTCCGCCACATTGCTGGTCGGCTTCTTGCGCGACACCAGCCGGGTGCGGCGGCGATTCTGATAGGCAGCGACCATCGGGCGGACAAGCACATAACCGATGGAGCCCATGACCGTGCCGAGCACGACACCGCCGACGCTCATCGGTGTGACCACCGGACCCAGAACGCTCCAGAACTCCTGCCAGCCATAGAGCGGGTGATGCAGGAGATTGGCGAATGTGTTGTCGGGAAACTTGAGGACCAGCTTCTCGCGCAGATCGTGGCCGAGGACCAGGCCGCCCAGATTGTAGGTCGCGATCCAGATGAGCGGAAAGGTCAGCGGGTTGCCGATGAATGTCCCGAAGGCGGAGGCGAGCACATTGCCGCCGAGCACCAGCGCCACGATCGCCCCGAGCAGGAAGTGGAAGCCCATGAACGGCGTGAAGGAGGCGAACATGCCGGCGGCGAAACCGAGCGCGATCTCGTGCGGCGAGGCCGACAGACGCGTCACGCGGTGCCAGACATAGGCGACGGATCGCCGCCAGCCCCGGCGTGGCCACAGCCAACCGCGCATCCTGGATACCAGCCCCAGCCTATCGCGTCTCTTGAACAACATGGACAGACCACTTCCTGAACGCTGTCTCCACCACCATTCTATTCAGATAGCAACAGCAATCGTTAACGCAAAGCCCAATCCTTCAACTTTGCGAGGCCGAGTCCCCCGTGACGCGCGCCACGCTGGAGACGAGCGACTTGCGCTTGAGCTCCGTCATGATGCGGTTGAGGTGCTTCACATCGTAAACCTCGAGCACGATTTCCAGGTCGAAGAAGTCGGGCCCGCCCGCCTCCATGTTGAGGTGCTCGATATTGGCGTCGTTCTCGCCGAACACCTGCGTCACCTGGGCGAGCGCGCCGACCTCGTTGTGGATCGCGACCTTGATGCGTGCGGGAAAGCGCTGGCCGGAATTCTCCGGCACATCCCAGGCGAGGTCGATCCAGCGGTCGGGCTCGTCGTCGAAGTTCTTCAGCGTCCGGGCGAAGATCGGATAGATCGTCACCCCCTCGCCGGGCGTGAGGATGCCGACGATGCGCTCGCCCGGCACCGCGCCGGTGTCGCGCGCGATCTTCAGGGGCAGCGTGTTGTTGAGCCCGCGCACCGGGATCGCCCCGCGGCGGTCCTCCGTGCCGCGCCGCGACAGGACGGCCGGCAACCGCATCGCCTTGCCGATGGATCTGAGCGGCCCGCCGGAGGCGCGCCGCCCCCCTTGCGCTTCCCCCTCGACCTTCATGGCGCTCAGCACGTCCCTGCTGGCGAGTTCGCCGCGTCCCACGAGCGCCAGCGCATCCTCCGGCGTCTGGATCTTCAGGCCGAGGCGCGGCAGGGCGGCGGCGACCTCCTCCTCGCTATAGCGATGCCCGTGGCGTTCGAGCGCACGCTCCAGGATCTCGCGCCCGAGCCCCGCATATTGCCGGCGCACCGCCATGCGCGTCGCGCGGCGGATCGCGGCACGCGCCTTGCCGGTGATCGCGAAGGCCTCCCAGGCGGCCGGCGGCGTCTGCGCCTTGGAGCACACGATCTCCACCTCGTCGCCGTTCTCAAGCTCCGTGATCAGCGGCGCGTGGCGTCCGTTGATCCGGCAGCCGACGCAGGAATCGCCGATATCGGTATGGACGGCATAGGCGAAGTCGATGGGCGTCGCCCCGCGCGGCAGAGCGATAAGGTCGCCCTTGGGCGTGAAGCAGAAGACCTGGTCCTGGAACAGCTCCAGCTTGGTGTGCTCCAGGAACTCCTTCGGACTCTCGCCCTCCGACAGGATGTCGACCAGATGGCGCAGCCAGCGATAGGCGTTGGATTCCTTCGGCAGCGGAAAGGCGCCATTGGCCGCGCGCTTGCCGTCGGCATCCTTGTAGATCGCATGGGCGGCCACGCCG from the Kaustia mangrovi genome contains:
- the recO gene encoding DNA repair protein RecO, which translates into the protein MQWSEEGIILSARRHGETSVIAEVFTRGHGRYAGLVHGGRSRSMRAVLQPGNLVAATWRARLSEHLGVFAIEPVALKAAALIDDPFKLAGLTTLTTLAHLVPEREAHARLHDAFRYVLCALDDDDLWPALLVRWEFGLLEELGFGLDLSRCAATGESRELVYVSPKTGRAVSAEAGAPYRDRLLALPAFLLGGGEGASSAEICEGFALTGHFLVRHVLQPRGLKLPEARARIVSRLAETA
- the era gene encoding GTPase Era, which encodes MTTPDNMDTQAPAGATRCGFVALIGAPNAGKSTLLNQLVGMKVAIVTPKVQTTRARLRAIAVHGPSQLVFVDTPGIFKPRRTLDKAMVEAAWAGAEEADIVLLLVDSRTGLDEEVEAVLDALAASGLKAQLVLNKVDAVKRESLLALSAALNERVAFENTFMISALTGDGVDDLRAFLADHMPEGPWLYPEDQIADVPLRLMASEVTREKLFLRLHQELPYASTVETESWTEKPDGSVRIEQVIYVERDGQKKIVLGKGGRSIKEIGQAAREELQEMLGKRVHLFLFVKVRENWGRDPERFQMMGLDFPR
- the mce gene encoding methylmalonyl-CoA epimerase; this encodes MLGRLNHVAIAVPDLDAAVAVYRDTLGARVSQPQAEPDHGVTVVFVTLDNTKVELLEPLGEGSPIAAFLERNPAGGIHHICYEVDDIVAARDRLKAEGARVLGDGEPKTGAHGKPVLFLHPKDFLGTLVELEEA
- a CDS encoding RelA/SpoT family protein: MMRQYELVERVQGYDPDADETLLNKAYVYAMRAHGSQIRASGDPYFSHPLEVAAILTNLKLDDATIAAALLHDVIEDTETTRHEIEDLFGPEIASLVDGLTKIKRLDLATKEAAQAENLRKLLVAISKDIRVLLVKLADRLHNMRTIEHMRPDKRVRIAQETMDIYAPLAGRMGMQQMREELEDLSFREINPEAHRTISERLKRLREESGDLLREIEQALSEKLAENDIEAAVYGREKRPYSIWRKMERKQISLGQLSDIFGFRVIVETIDGCYRALGFVHQSWRAVPGRFKDYISNPKQNDYRSIHTTVIGPHRKRVELQIRTREMHEIAERGVAAHAIYKDADGKRAANGAFPLPKESNAYRWLRHLVDILSEGESPKEFLEHTKLELFQDQVFCFTPKGDLIALPRGATPIDFAYAVHTDIGDSCVGCRINGRHAPLITELENGDEVEIVCSKAQTPPAAWEAFAITGKARAAIRRATRMAVRRQYAGLGREILERALERHGHRYSEEEVAAALPRLGLKIQTPEDALALVGRGELASRDVLSAMKVEGEAQGGRRASGGPLRSIGKAMRLPAVLSRRGTEDRRGAIPVRGLNNTLPLKIARDTGAVPGERIVGILTPGEGVTIYPIFARTLKNFDDEPDRWIDLAWDVPENSGQRFPARIKVAIHNEVGALAQVTQVFGENDANIEHLNMEAGGPDFFDLEIVLEVYDVKHLNRIMTELKRKSLVSSVARVTGDSASQS
- the acpS gene encoding holo-ACP synthase, encoding MILGVGNDMVDIRRVERTLERFGDRFTHRVFTDVERRKSDRRAARAASYAKRFAAKEACSKALGTGFRQSVYWRDLGVVNEPSGRPTFMLTGPARLHLERMTPAGHRAEIHLTITDDYPYAQAFVIISAVPEELA
- a CDS encoding DUF2062 domain-containing protein, with product MLFKRRDRLGLVSRMRGWLWPRRGWRRSVAYVWHRVTRLSASPHEIALGFAAGMFASFTPFMGFHFLLGAIVALVLGGNVLASAFGTFIGNPLTFPLIWIATYNLGGLVLGHDLREKLVLKFPDNTFANLLHHPLYGWQEFWSVLGPVVTPMSVGGVVLGTVMGSIGYVLVRPMVAAYQNRRRTRLVSRKKPTSNVAESSNSS
- the rnc gene encoding ribonuclease III, with product MSNAKTKSAREFEERLGHDFAEPGILERALTHASYTAGRTKSVRDYERLEFLGDRVLGLVVAELLFRLYPDANEGDLAPRLNALVRKETCAEVAEHLDLGAYLRLGPGEATAGGRKKAAILANACEAVIAALYLDGGLDVARGFIERYWADYLKTVSVTPKDSKSALQEWAQGRSLPPPVYEETERTGPDHAPSFCVRVTVEGFPPAEGGGTSKRAAEQAAAEAFLAARNTTP
- a CDS encoding DUF1467 family protein; this translates as MSLISAIAVFFIIWWLVLFAVLPWGAHSPHEGGEEIEPGTVPSAPKRPRMAMKFLATTAIAAVIFAGLYVVVANRIVTLDDIPFLPDFKDTARWRTGE
- the lepB gene encoding signal peptidase I, whose protein sequence is MADDAQKQSRGGAWEVIRVVIHALIIAFVIRTFLFQPFNIPSGSMVPTLLVGDYLFVSKYSYGYSRYSFSFNLDFWGDNGLKIGPLPFSGRILASDPDRGDVAVFKLPRDNETDYIKRVIGLPGDRVQVIDGVVHINGEPVKRELVSDFIEEDAFGNDRSVRRYRETLPNGVSYYTLDLYDGSPGDNTQVYVVPQGHYFMMGDNRDNSTDSRFLSQVGYVPFENFVGRAEVIFFSHEPHTSMLAVWNWPWTIRWDRFFDVLH